Genomic DNA from Ictidomys tridecemlineatus isolate mIctTri1 chromosome 6, mIctTri1.hap1, whole genome shotgun sequence:
AAATATCCAAATAAATTACAAACCTTCACCTTCTAACAATCAGGGTCCCTCATAGAAAAGAAAGGTATTCAGATACTAATTCAATTCCAAAAcaaacaggaaacaaagagacAAAAGTCACAATAATAAGTTTGTTTGCATCAGACATCTAGtagaggatatatatataatttaattacgAGCCAGAAAGAAACTGAGTAGTATACCTTCAAATAAAAAGGGTATACAAGTAATTCAGTccctatggaaaaaaaaacatgacaggatgcttaaagaagaaaatatctaatTTACAAAGGATAATAGTATAAGTTATAGGAGTTTTCTAtaggaattaatttaaaaaaataataatcctacAAACTAtggcaagaatttaaaaaatatttattcagaagaGATAATGTAGCAATTGACTATTACAGTAACTTGAATTAATAAATTCCAGCCCATTAAGTAGGCTgaataaattttcaaacatagCCATGAGGCAGGATCCATTATTAGGACAGAAATAAGCTGAGCATTTCTATATGAAATGGATCTTGCTCTTTAATTTACCCTTTCCCACacttttcaaaaacttttctGATAACAAAATTTAAGTTGACCTTCTAATCCAAAGAAAGAGGGCCAGTAAGTTTTTCCATTCACTTGTTTCTCTCAAAATCAGATAGAAAAAGATAAACAGTAAATACATATCAGTTTTTAATATATCTAGTTCCTTATGCTGGTGGTCTGCTCACATGTGTTCATGAACAAGTCACTCTAAAACCTCATgccatctcctctcctccctttgtGAAAAGAAATGCTCTGTCAAGGCAGAAAAACTTGAGACCTTGTTTCTGGTTTACCATATAACCTAGCTATCACACTTCTGAGTATATCTCCAAAGGAAACCAAATCAGTGTATGAAGGTGATATCTGAACTCCCATGCTATTGCAGCACTGCTCACAATAGACAAGATACAGATCAACAGATGTGTGTCCAGCAGCAGATAAATGGGTTTAGAAAATCTGTTATATGTTATTATGTAATCTATAATTATGTATTGTTAttatgtggaatattattcagccagaaaaataattaaattccatCATTTGGAGCAAAATGGATTAAACaggaagacattatgctaagtggaataaaccagatgcagaaggacaaatactgcaCATTCTCACTCTTAAGTAGAAGTAAAAAAAGCTGATCTCCAAGAAGTTGGTTAATCGGTACAACAATAGTTACCCAATGATAATAATCCCAATCCAGCTCCAGGACTTGGCCACCAAGGAGGGGAAGCAATGTTTACATTTTGACTGGGCTTCTATTTGCATAAGAAACTTTCTTATACTAAGACAGATGTTTAATACTGAGCATCTCTGAAAATGGTCCTTCAAGCTCTAACAAGCTTAGGAACTAcatggggggaagggagaggaaactGAAGGGGCAAGATATTGGCATTCAGTATTACCCTAATCATACCTAGACTGAATCAACATCCAGAACCGAAACAACCAACAAGAAACTCACTGTAGAAAATGAATAGAATACAAATCTCCTCTCCTATAAAATGATggaatagaaaaattattattcatcAAGTTTCTGGGTCCTCTCTAACATTCACAATGACCTAGGTACTTATCCCATCATTGAGTGTCTACATCAACTTTCTGTTGCTGTCAAACCACACAAAATCAAAACTTAGGGCTTGGATtagtttttatgctttttaacaTTTCCCAGGAGTTTTGTTTCAAATGCCAAAAGTCTGCTCCCCAGGCTAGTAATCATTAGAAACCTGCCCTATCTTTGGCTTTTCCATTGACTTGTTACTTGACCCAGAtgagtggatatttttaaatttttctagtttctctttcttgAGATAGGAATGATAATATAGTATCTATCATTTGCCTTTAAAGGGTATGGTAAATGTTCTTCAATCTTATGGATATTCTTCTGAACAAATATGAAAAGGCATTTCATATTCAAATATTATGACACACACTAATACGatattgaaataaaacattaaagtaaTAGCTCCATGGCATTAGCTAACAGAGGTGGTAGTCATGAATATACATACATTCTAACCATCAGGCACCTTATAACTGCCCaagttccttttcttctttggaatGAAGAAGCCAATGGTCCATTCAATGTATTCCTTagtcatcaaaatattttatattccacCAAAAGACTGTTGCCTGTGACTcaggtattttaaaaactgatcaaGGTATCCTCTAGTATCTAACATCTCTATTTGCCTTAGATAGGTACATAAATCAGACTTGCTACTTATTATTATAAAGGTTAGTTTGATGTGAAATCTAAGTCAAAGGAGCAGAATTATGGAGAAATGGAAAGTATATTTAATCCATTCTACATGCATTGTCATGGGGCTCAATTCACCAAGAATTGTTGTGGCCTTAAAAATACAAGGatctcagtaaaagtgaggtatGAGATAGGATGACCTCTGTGCTTACCTTGTTAAGACAGCTGTAAGGAATGACAGGAAGGATTTTAGAACTTAAACCCTCTCAAAAAACTTCAATTTCAATTTTGTCTGTTATATaatattaaacaaattatttaattgcTCTGAGGTTTCTTATgtataaaatgggaacaaaattGCTTTTGTTGCAGTCATCAaatcaaatattcatttgtttatattgttCATTTGTAGCTCTGCCTCTGAGTTTTCTTGAGGGTAGGGACTAGTCTTATTCATTTCTATACCTTGAATACCTAACACAGtgctcaatacaaaaaaaaaacactctgttAAATTGTATTGAATCAACTATACGTACTATTACAGCTCTTTGATAACACACTGcataatatttttctaaagataAAAATGCCTGTTATAAACTCAGATTATATGGCACATTAGATTACTGCTCAGTAAATCTTTACCATGACCTTCTCCTCAAGGAGAAATTCTCCTACCCCTTGAATATATGCTTGGCTATGTGCCTTGCTTTGGCTAATAGGATTTTAGTGGCCATGAGTAGAGGCTTGTCTTGGGATTGCTCTCTTAAGTTCCTGCCTTCCACCAAGAGAGGAGCATGCTACGGGGTAGCCCCTAGTCCTGAATGGTGGGAGATGCCAGGAGTGAGGCCTTCCTGAAGCCACATTGGATCAGCCAATCTTCAACTGACTTAGATGTGTCAGGCAGAAATAGTACTCTATGCCACTGTTTTGGAGGGTTTGCTAGACAACATTACTGAAGTACACTTGATTAATAAAGATGGTGTTTGATTAAAGAATGTGCATCATTTTCTATAGTATTACTTCTAAAACTGGACTATAATTTTAATCCAATGGGTCCATTTTCGAGGTCAACTCAGTAGATTACCTAATTATTGTaaatgtgttatttgtttttcaagtAGTATAATGAAGCTCCTCTAAGTGCATCTCCTTTATGATCATCCAGTGATGAGACCACCAATTCATACTGGAAAGTTTAGGTCCAAACGTCACTATGGCAGACATTCACTTTTAGTAGAATCCCAGGAGCAAGTcatgatttgttttttcaaaaggaaaacaatgacTTTATAAAGTGGTCTGAGCCTTGTTCTAAAATCCTAGGGACCCATACTGATTCTGTCATCTGGACTTGCTGCAGGCTCTATTCATATTCCTCATCCACTCTGGATACTCAAGCCCCTTGCTGTCCACTGGTTTAGAAAAGCTTAAATAGCATAGCCTCTTATACTGAAGTCTGGCCAACCCTggagtttgttttcatttgtcttgcACTAGGCTCCACTGGAAACATTTTTGGATGGTGATTAAATGAGTCAGAGAAGATCTAATTCAGTTCATCTTGCTTCAAAAAACAATGCGATCAAGCAACTGCACATAATCAACTGGAAACTTAagagaaatttttatatatagatagTTCTAGAACAAACTTCTCACTGTTTAAGTGAACACAAAATACAGGTTCAGgtggtaaatattaaaaaaaaaaaaaagcctaactTTTTAACCTAGTgaactttgaacattttaaaagacacaactttcaaaaatatcaatTCCAATGAtcctttaaaagtaaagaaaaatgaatactatAAGGAAGCCATTAGAACCCTgggagaaggaaaagcaaagacaATACACTGAAAAGTGCCTTTCGGAAAGGTCAAACCAGCTTTGTCCTGTTTAACCTCTCAAGTAGATAAAAGAACTAGCTGTAAGAATCACAGCATTGTTCCAGtgctagaaaaggaaaatttggTAAAGgatacacaaaaagaaacaacaggaatTCAATAGAATTTACCCTAgaagtgacagaaaaaaaaagtcaattctaACACTTTGAACTCAGTTTTTGATAGAGTCCCAGGCCTTCCAACAGTTTTAGATAAACCtaacttttaaaatcaaaatatatcaaatggcTAGCCTCTCCTTGACAGTCAAAATGTCACGTTCCATTCTGcatttgattttaaaagcaaaaataagcctttctaattttcagtttttgaaaactCAGATTCATTGCTGAAAGTAAAccaccaaattaaaaattaatcgcCAAATAAGAAAGGATTCCTATTCCACCCAATAGCGACCAAGAAAATGACATGCTCCCATTCATCCCTAAACCTTTGCATAGTTTCTTAATAATTAAGAACTCTGCTCATCACTAGGGAACTATTCCTTGCAAAGGCCAAAATCGCCATTGCCCCTAAATACCAAAGACAAGAGAGGGAACCCTTGTGCATTCCTAGAAGCTCACCCAGGCAGCTCGAGGGTCAGACGCCATGGCTCCATTCCCAGCATAGGAGCAGCCCAGGGGATGATCCATCCAAGTCCAGCGGTTCCAGGTCGCTCAGTCCTTTCCTCTGGTCCTGCAGCGCGCCACTGGCTAGCTGCCCCAACCACTCTCCCAGCACAAGGAGAGCATGGCCTGGCCTCCAAGGCCGGGGACCTTGAGTACCGAAGCCCAAGGGAGGAGGCCCACAACCGCCACACACGAGGGCACCACGAGGGCGCTCCGAGGTCCGGTAGGACTCGACCCCCTCGGCAGTGGGCACGCGGGGGCTGGGCCACGTGCGGGAGACCACCTGCGAACCAAGAGGAATGGCTGAATGAGAAGGTCCTGGACGCGAAATGGCCCAGAACAATCGTTCGTGGGCCACGAGTAAAGGACCAATCGCAACCTGCGGCCAGGAATGCGGACAGCTGTCTCGCTTTCGGGTACCGCGCGCTGACCACTGTGGAGGTTGAAGAGGACTGAGGGTGCGGGAGAGGAGGGCTGCTGAGCTGCTATGGCGGGAAGCCCCGGCTGACGCGGGAATTACACAAGAGGACGCAGCTGGGCGGCCGGCGAGGCGCGGCCCCTACTGGGCCCCACCGCGTGGCCGAAGCGCGTATGGCGCGAGGCAGCAAATTCACTGGACCGCGGGCCGCTGAGGGCCCGGCCCCGCGCCCGCCCCTCCCCAAGAGGCTGCCTGGCCCAGAGCCGAGAAGCAATGGGCAGCCTGGACCCTGGACCAGGGTGCCCAGCTGGCCGCAGCCCGCACTCACCGATCCGCGGTCCCACCGCCGGCGCCGGAGCCGTTGGATCTCCAACGTCCCGCCTTGCCGCGGCCATCTCGCGCCCCCTTCCGCAACACACCGCCCACAGCTGCGTGAGGTACGTCGCCTCCCGCCCGGCCGCGGTCGCAGCCACGCCCCCTCCAGGGGCGGGGCCGACTGAAGCCGGAGGGGGGGATCAGCATCTCCAACCAGAGACCACTCACAGGGCCGCTCCATGAAGATTGACGAGCGTCTGGGCCAATGGGGAACCAGTAGGAGTGAGGAGCACCGGCGAAGGTGGGTGGGCGATTGCGCAGGAGGTGGCACTCATCCTTAGTCCTCAGCTTGGGAATGAGTCTTTGGCTGTATCTTCTTCGGAGTGGAAAGGTGAGGATGGTTTGGGTCTAGTTCTCGGCAAGTACCTTTATGTTTCCCCCGGTTGCCAGGTACCCAGTATAGTCCCTTGAGTTTCCATAAGACCCTAATCTTAGCTGAAATTTGAGGGCTCCTGGAAACAGGTCTGTCTATCTGTAGGTAGTCAAACATCCTGCCCGGTTGAGGTTTCAATTAACCCTGACAGAATTATAGCCCTCTTGCCAGTTGGCTTTACCCTGTCCAAATCTGGTAGCCTTCTGCCTTCAAAATCTTACCGTCTTTCCCTCTGCAGactcttcttccttttatattaGTCCCATTTCTAATTTCTGTCCGCCTTGCGTGAGAAAAGCCTCAGtacctattaaaatatattcctgAATCTACCAACCTAAGTAAGCCCTGGCATAGGGAAACATAGCCAGGTGGTACCAGGTGACTGATGCAAAACTAGActtaagaaaaaggaggaaagaggaaaggcaaggaagaaagaaaaacaagtatgCTTTCCTAGGTCTGgaagaaaatgagttttaaaatatcttacagaaatgttatatgtattttgtatccatgtgtcttttaaattatttacaaataacatCACAATATGAAAAAGCACTCTTAGGAAAAGGATTTCAAATCCCAAGAAAGAATCCAAGAAAACCTAATTCATCTTATCTTGCTCTTGTCTTCACCAGAGGTGTGATAGGTATGATAAAGGTCCACATCTGTTCCAGCTAGTTACAAAGTAAAGGCTGGGGGCAATGCGTAGTAATTGATAATTATAGCAAAATTCAAAGTATCAGAAGGACAGTGGAAGAAATCAAACACTTCCCTATGCCAATCTATTAATCTACAGCAGTTTCAAAGGAAAGAGTTTTAAAGGTCTATTTTAAGATGACATATACTCAGTTTGTATATCATACCAACATGAAATGTACTG
This window encodes:
- the LOC144365030 gene encoding uncharacterized protein LOC144365030: MAAARRDVGDPTAPAPAVGPRIGGLPHVAQPPRAHCRGGRVLPDLGAPSWCPRVWRLWASSLGLRYSRSPALEARPCSPCAGRVVGAASQWRAAGPEERTERPGTAGLGWIIPWAAPMLGMEPWRLTLELPGLLKLSIIFIT